A genomic stretch from candidate division WOR-3 bacterium includes:
- a CDS encoding 30S ribosomal protein S12, which translates to MPTINQLVRKPRKQVHARSKSPALKGCPQRRGVCVRVYTTTPKKPNSALRKVCKVRLTSGYEVTAYIPGEGHNLQEHSIVLVRGGRVKDLPGVRYHVVRGVYDCGGVEGRRQARSQYGVKKPKGQAG; encoded by the coding sequence ATGCCGACGATTAATCAATTAGTGCGGAAGCCCCGCAAGCAGGTACACGCCCGTTCCAAAAGCCCGGCTTTGAAGGGATGTCCCCAGCGGCGTGGTGTCTGCGTGCGGGTATACACTACGACACCCAAGAAGCCCAATTCGGCGTTACGCAAGGTTTGTAAAGTGAGGTTGACATCAGGATACGAGGTCACCGCTTATATTCCCGGAGAAGGGCACAATCTGCAGGAGCATTCGATTGTGCTGGTACGGGGTGGCAGGGTAAAAGACCTGCCCGGTGTGCGTTATCATGTGGTACGCGGGGTTTACGACTGTGGTGGTGTTGAGGGCAGACGGCAGGCACGAAGTCAGTACGGGGTGAAGAAGCCGAAGGGGCAGGCTGGATAG
- a CDS encoding tetratricopeptide repeat protein — protein sequence MKRKADTKGGKPRATTHTAVPPVAHQPVNLLSLLPLVPVLLTLIIRLLFILEVRHLPFSWVSSYVVDSWAYHRWAREIIGGNFWGSDVFFLRPVYPYLLALLYKVFGQKVIAVQLFQTLLATASCFLLYRCAEKIFNRFTAFVAGIGFAMCGVLTFYTGALLYVEITIFFSLLTLYLLTPNPAPLTTRRLVFAGLTFGLLVLCRPELLLLAPFLLVYLLRDKTPLKRVVLFSLICLLTVGVVPIRNFLIARDPVLFTAHSGINFYYGNNPAADGTWQSPPELATGLGFSHERLKKVAKTVNGKELRWSQASSYWTRKGINYILTHPWDWLKLLFRKFLLFWSNYEIPNNYYPETVRPFSRTLKVAFINFGAVAALGIIGMFFARRNRRALPVYLFVLGYLGSSLIFYVLSRLRAPVIPFLLIFAGYAVTEIYQLLRHPQKRKFSIVSLAVAIPLYLATNLIPINRNSYSTQAWTQLGNIYLERHYASSAIEALNHALQFDPKNGAARYSLILAYSSQRRVPEAEKELSALIQNNPDARELYHLAAARIAIATRDFNTARENYRAALQFDPNNPETFYLLGMVFISINQLDSAELYLGQATLLDPSHDAARNALAMVRAKR from the coding sequence ATGAAGAGAAAAGCAGATACCAAAGGGGGCAAGCCCCGGGCTACTACCCATACTGCTGTCCCTCCGGTAGCTCATCAGCCCGTCAATCTTCTCTCCCTTCTGCCTTTGGTCCCGGTGCTTCTTACCCTAATTATCCGTCTCCTCTTCATCCTTGAGGTACGCCATCTACCTTTTTCCTGGGTATCGTCTTATGTCGTGGACTCCTGGGCTTATCATCGCTGGGCACGGGAAATTATCGGTGGCAACTTCTGGGGTTCGGATGTCTTCTTCCTTAGGCCCGTTTATCCTTACCTGCTGGCTCTGCTCTATAAAGTTTTCGGGCAAAAGGTAATTGCGGTTCAGCTATTTCAGACCCTACTCGCCACCGCATCCTGTTTTCTGCTGTATCGCTGTGCCGAAAAAATCTTTAACCGCTTTACCGCCTTTGTTGCCGGCATCGGGTTCGCAATGTGCGGTGTGTTAACTTTTTATACCGGGGCTCTACTCTATGTCGAAATCACCATCTTCTTCAGTCTGCTCACCCTTTATCTCCTCACTCCGAATCCTGCCCCATTAACCACGCGCCGTCTGGTGTTTGCCGGATTAACCTTTGGTTTACTTGTCCTGTGCCGGCCTGAACTTTTACTACTTGCCCCTTTCTTACTTGTTTATCTCTTGCGCGATAAAACTCCGCTGAAAAGAGTTGTACTCTTTAGTCTAATCTGTCTTTTAACAGTCGGCGTTGTACCCATACGGAACTTCCTTATTGCCCGGGACCCGGTGCTCTTTACCGCCCACTCCGGTATCAACTTTTACTATGGCAACAACCCTGCGGCAGACGGCACCTGGCAGTCGCCACCCGAACTTGCCACCGGATTGGGCTTCTCCCATGAACGACTAAAGAAGGTCGCAAAAACGGTCAACGGCAAAGAGTTGAGATGGTCTCAGGCTTCATCCTACTGGACCAGGAAAGGTATAAACTACATCCTTACCCATCCCTGGGACTGGCTAAAACTGCTTTTCCGGAAGTTTCTGCTCTTCTGGAGCAATTACGAAATCCCCAATAATTACTACCCGGAAACGGTACGCCCTTTTTCCCGGACTTTGAAAGTCGCCTTTATCAACTTCGGCGCAGTTGCGGCGCTGGGCATCATCGGAATGTTTTTCGCAAGACGCAACCGCCGCGCTCTGCCGGTTTATCTCTTCGTTCTTGGTTATCTTGGTTCGTCACTAATTTTTTATGTCCTGTCCCGGTTACGTGCCCCGGTTATTCCGTTCCTGTTGATTTTTGCCGGCTATGCTGTCACAGAAATATATCAACTTCTGCGCCACCCCCAGAAAAGAAAGTTCAGCATTGTCAGTCTTGCTGTCGCCATCCCCCTCTATCTCGCCACAAACCTTATCCCGATCAACCGCAACTCCTATTCAACGCAAGCCTGGACCCAACTGGGTAACATCTACCTTGAGCGCCATTACGCATCGTCGGCAATTGAGGCACTCAACCATGCCCTCCAGTTTGACCCGAAAAATGGTGCTGCCCGCTACAGTCTGATTCTCGCCTATTCCAGCCAGCGCCGCGTCCCCGAAGCAGAAAAGGAACTTTCCGCCCTCATTCAGAACAACCCCGATGCCCGGGAACTGTACCACCTTGCCGCCGCGCGCATCGCAATCGCTACCCGCGATTTCAACACCGCCCGGGAAAATTATCGTGCCGCGCTCCAATTCGACCCAAACAATCCGGAGACATTTTATCTTCTGGGAATGGTGTTCATCAGTATCAACCAGCTGGACAGCGCCGAACTTTACCTTGGTCAGGCAACTCTTCTTGACCCGTCCCATGACGCCGCCCGAAACGCACTGGCAATGGTCCGGGCAAAACGATGA
- a CDS encoding PTS transporter subunit EIIA → MINLKRFFFHNLALDITGTTNQDEIFRLAAARLAEAGVVANATALVQELKERETLGSTGVGIGIALPHVISSNVLKPAVVVFRLEDPLEWQAIDHAPVQLIVLLVAPEKDRNLYLALLAEVARSLNTPHIRAAALKAKNAQTASQIISQPPHQGFFKRNRRLLFFFGLVALVFIGASIVLPLIRLPESGIYRELGYLHFNNPEWLFRQKLTITLFLAMIFGTLLFWRFRVAIAAAALGILLIVGVMDLEHTVKFMSIPTILFIMAMMVIVRWLQNIGVFRFVVVKAVEKVKGVPWLLLLLLMGFSVLLGGFADEVSAILVTFGLALEISRRTRAPLVPFLLSLVFATNVGSALTLVGNPIGVYIAFAGGLSFEDFFRWATPVSAITAVIVALLCLLLYRRHFFGTRYEIDPEELEKSTGTIDRAKLRTGIITFIVTVILIALHRRLEIWLGLGDGTALVAVALAVTGFVVFYEQEKGRVLVERGIDWWTLLYFMFLFATAACLEYTGVTTKLGYLVLRFSESVAGTNVPGREMTVPSVALLLWFSGITSGFVDNLPIVAALAPVVKDLTRFGLPHASILWWALLFGGCFGGNLTVIGSTANLVAVGAFERASGRHIRFGEWIKVGAIVTVAALLVATVALFIQIPMAP, encoded by the coding sequence GTGATTAACCTCAAGCGGTTTTTCTTTCACAACCTGGCGCTGGACATAACCGGCACCACCAACCAGGACGAAATTTTCCGCCTTGCCGCCGCACGGCTGGCTGAAGCCGGAGTTGTCGCCAACGCCACGGCTCTGGTTCAGGAGCTAAAAGAGCGGGAAACACTCGGCTCAACCGGTGTGGGCATCGGCATTGCCCTGCCCCATGTCATCAGCTCCAATGTACTGAAACCAGCGGTAGTTGTATTTCGTCTTGAGGATCCGCTTGAATGGCAGGCAATTGACCACGCACCGGTACAGTTAATCGTCCTTTTGGTTGCACCCGAGAAAGACCGCAATCTCTACCTTGCCCTGCTGGCAGAGGTCGCTCGTTCCTTAAATACCCCCCACATCCGCGCCGCCGCTCTGAAAGCGAAAAATGCTCAGACCGCTTCGCAGATTATTTCCCAGCCACCCCATCAGGGGTTTTTCAAACGCAACCGCCGCCTGTTATTTTTCTTTGGGTTGGTGGCACTCGTCTTCATCGGCGCAAGCATTGTTTTACCTCTCATCCGCCTGCCTGAATCCGGCATTTACCGGGAACTGGGATATCTACATTTCAACAATCCCGAGTGGCTCTTCCGGCAGAAACTGACCATCACCCTTTTCCTGGCAATGATTTTTGGCACACTGCTTTTCTGGCGCTTCCGCGTCGCAATTGCTGCCGCCGCACTGGGTATCTTACTCATCGTCGGAGTTATGGACCTGGAGCACACGGTAAAGTTTATGTCGATTCCGACCATTCTGTTCATAATGGCAATGATGGTAATTGTCCGCTGGCTCCAGAATATCGGTGTCTTCCGTTTTGTTGTTGTCAAAGCGGTGGAAAAGGTCAAAGGTGTACCATGGCTTTTACTGCTATTACTGATGGGTTTTTCGGTACTGCTGGGCGGTTTTGCCGATGAGGTGTCGGCAATCCTTGTCACCTTCGGTCTGGCGCTGGAGATTTCCCGGCGCACCCGCGCACCGCTTGTGCCCTTTCTCCTTTCTCTCGTTTTTGCCACCAATGTTGGTTCGGCGTTAACGCTGGTTGGTAACCCGATTGGCGTCTATATCGCCTTTGCCGGGGGATTAAGTTTTGAAGACTTTTTCCGGTGGGCAACGCCGGTTTCGGCAATCACCGCGGTAATTGTTGCCCTGCTCTGCCTCTTGCTCTATCGGCGCCACTTCTTTGGTACCCGATATGAAATTGACCCCGAAGAACTGGAAAAGTCAACGGGCACCATTGACCGGGCAAAACTCCGCACCGGTATCATCACATTTATTGTCACCGTTATTTTGATCGCCCTGCACCGTCGGCTCGAAATCTGGCTCGGACTGGGTGATGGTACCGCACTGGTTGCGGTTGCGCTGGCAGTGACCGGTTTTGTGGTTTTTTACGAGCAAGAAAAGGGCAGGGTTCTCGTCGAAAGAGGGATTGACTGGTGGACACTTTTATATTTTATGTTTCTCTTTGCCACCGCTGCCTGTCTCGAATATACCGGTGTTACAACAAAATTGGGTTATCTGGTGTTGCGTTTTTCTGAATCGGTCGCCGGCACTAATGTCCCGGGTAGGGAAATGACCGTACCGAGCGTCGCCCTGCTCCTCTGGTTTTCGGGAATCACTTCCGGTTTTGTTGACAATTTGCCCATCGTTGCTGCCCTCGCCCCTGTTGTCAAAGACCTGACCCGATTCGGACTACCCCATGCCTCAATCCTCTGGTGGGCTTTGCTGTTTGGCGGCTGCTTCGGCGGCAATCTGACGGTAATTGGTTCAACCGCCAACCTTGTTGCGGTTGGTGCGTTTGAACGGGCAAGCGGTCGGCATATCCGTTTTGGCGAATGGATTAAGGTCGGCGCAATCGTTACGGTCGCTGCCCTCCTCGTCGCAACCGTTGCTCTCTTTATCCAAATTCCAATGGCGCCATAA
- a CDS encoding PTS transporter subunit EIIA has translation MSLIASYLKPELVFDLERADSPVELFAFVAEKLTKFGVEPATAISALAQREEAGSTGIGHGVALPHAIIPGNLSAPLFAFIRVRKGVNWHAIDSQPVKLICLIVAQENQRPEYLKLLAEISHIVAQPHLRQKLLKARDVPDLIKLLLQEPTPGFFAQYKNAFILVGAIIVTYIISRFLFPALTLPATGIYEKLGYTRFNYEPWLTREALTAAIFLGMILGTIFFWRYRVALAATSIALLLLMKVMDIESAVEYMSIPTVIFIMAMMALIKWLENIGVFRTVVARVAQHVGNSPALMLIVLMLFSIVLSGFAGEVSGILVTFGLALEIARRTKSSPLPYLLALVFATNVGSALTLVGNPIGVYIAFAGGLTFENFLRWATPVSLIAGIVTIVLCLLLFRHRLSKPKESISSAFTVEADPAEVRFGIFVFIAVILLIVLHARIETWLHLGEGTMLIAAPLAALAFVLFTEQERGKILIERGVDWWTILFFMFLFANAACLEHTGVTTKLGYLILKVAEKLPITHWLGSSGLTGSSLILMLWFSGISSGFVDNMPIVAALVPIVKTLVQIGLPHASILWWSLLLGGCYGGNLTMIGSSANLVAVGAYEKATGQSLKFAEWIATGAIVTLITLVIATILLLSQISLSP, from the coding sequence ATGTCCCTGATTGCCAGTTACCTGAAACCGGAACTTGTTTTCGACCTGGAGCGGGCCGATTCACCGGTTGAACTATTCGCTTTTGTCGCCGAGAAACTAACCAAATTTGGTGTCGAGCCGGCAACAGCAATTTCGGCACTTGCCCAGCGGGAAGAGGCAGGCTCAACCGGCATCGGTCACGGTGTTGCCTTACCCCATGCAATAATTCCGGGTAACTTATCAGCGCCACTCTTTGCCTTCATCCGGGTACGCAAAGGTGTGAACTGGCACGCCATCGACTCCCAGCCGGTGAAACTAATCTGTCTTATCGTTGCCCAAGAAAATCAGCGACCCGAATATCTAAAACTCCTTGCCGAAATCAGCCACATTGTTGCGCAACCTCACCTGCGCCAAAAACTACTCAAAGCAAGAGATGTCCCGGATTTAATAAAACTTCTTCTTCAGGAACCGACCCCGGGATTTTTTGCCCAATACAAGAACGCATTTATTCTTGTGGGGGCGATTATCGTCACTTACATTATTAGCCGGTTTTTATTTCCCGCACTAACACTACCCGCAACCGGCATTTACGAAAAACTGGGTTACACCAGGTTTAATTATGAACCCTGGCTCACGCGCGAGGCGCTCACCGCCGCCATCTTCCTTGGTATGATTCTCGGCACGATATTCTTCTGGCGCTACCGCGTGGCACTGGCGGCAACAAGCATCGCATTGCTCCTGTTAATGAAAGTGATGGACATTGAAAGTGCGGTGGAATATATGTCCATTCCCACCGTCATCTTCATTATGGCGATGATGGCTTTAATAAAATGGTTAGAAAATATCGGCGTATTCCGAACAGTTGTTGCTCGTGTTGCCCAGCATGTCGGAAACTCACCGGCGCTGATGCTTATCGTACTAATGCTTTTCTCAATCGTCCTTTCGGGATTTGCTGGGGAAGTGTCTGGTATTCTTGTAACCTTTGGACTGGCACTGGAAATCGCGCGCCGCACCAAAAGTTCTCCTTTACCATATCTGCTTGCCCTGGTCTTTGCCACCAATGTCGGCTCGGCATTAACCCTAGTAGGCAATCCAATTGGTGTCTATATTGCCTTTGCTGGCGGCCTCACATTTGAAAACTTTCTGCGCTGGGCAACGCCGGTATCCTTAATCGCTGGCATCGTAACGATAGTTCTCTGTCTTTTACTCTTCCGCCATCGTTTGTCTAAACCCAAAGAGAGTATCTCCTCAGCATTCACCGTTGAAGCGGACCCGGCAGAGGTGCGGTTCGGCATCTTTGTCTTCATAGCGGTGATTCTGCTCATCGTCCTGCACGCGCGGATTGAAACCTGGCTCCACCTTGGTGAAGGGACAATGCTCATCGCCGCCCCGCTTGCCGCGCTTGCCTTTGTCTTATTTACTGAACAGGAACGAGGAAAAATTTTGATTGAACGCGGTGTTGACTGGTGGACAATCCTTTTCTTTATGTTTCTCTTTGCCAACGCCGCCTGTCTTGAACACACCGGAGTCACCACCAAGTTGGGTTATCTCATCCTCAAAGTTGCGGAAAAATTGCCCATAACCCACTGGTTGGGCTCTTCGGGTTTAACCGGTTCCAGTCTTATTTTGATGCTTTGGTTTTCCGGTATTAGCTCCGGTTTTGTTGACAATATGCCCATCGTTGCGGCTCTTGTACCGATTGTCAAAACTCTGGTGCAGATTGGTCTGCCGCACGCTTCAATCCTCTGGTGGAGCCTCTTACTTGGGGGTTGCTACGGCGGCAACCTGACGATGATTGGCTCCAGTGCCAATCTGGTCGCCGTTGGTGCTTATGAAAAAGCGACCGGTCAGTCACTCAAATTTGCTGAATGGATTGCAACCGGCGCGATCGTCACCCTGATTACACTGGTAATTGCCACCATCCTTCTCCTCTCCCAGATTTCTCTATCCCCCTGA
- the recJ gene encoding single-stranded-DNA-specific exonuclease RecJ, translating into MAAIVPNHHWKISSPPPEAVAALAAAARIPPLVAHLLYQRGCRTPEAIDEFLNPSASRLHRPDTLPDITKATERIITALEKREPILVYGDYDVDGVCGTALLVTTLKNLGGKVLAYLPHRESEGYGISTAGIEFARANDIRLIITNDCGSTDIEAVRLARQAKIDVIITDHHETGPEPPPALAFVNPKRPDSCYPFRELAGSGVAFKLAWHLLATLGRSKEELIALLDLAGLGTIADVVPLMGENRLIARLGLIALNQTTRPGIKMLVEASRLRSKLLTARDISFVLAPRINAAGRVGHARTALELFLTDDETRARTIATELETLNRTRQTLEDRIINEASACIEAERMTENRVLVLAQPGWNEGVIGIVAARLVERFWRPCIMIALKKEIGKGSGRSVTGFNLYEALHRCSEHLIAYGGHRYAAGLKILPERVPDLRKAINRIADELPEDIFQPTLHIEAVANLNDVNDNLLALLTRFEPFGPENPEPVFASLGLEVVGYPRRVGRDKAHLKFRVRSGNKVLDAIAWQRSDELLNLEIGKPDHLDICYTVTRDSYAGRDKVQLNIIDLRTK; encoded by the coding sequence GTGGCAGCCATAGTTCCCAATCACCACTGGAAAATATCCTCGCCGCCCCCAGAGGCTGTGGCGGCACTTGCTGCCGCTGCCCGAATTCCGCCGCTTGTCGCCCATCTGCTCTATCAGCGGGGCTGTCGCACCCCGGAGGCGATTGATGAGTTCTTAAACCCTTCGGCATCTCGTTTGCACCGGCCCGATACGCTGCCCGACATCACTAAAGCAACAGAACGCATCATCACCGCATTAGAGAAAAGGGAACCGATACTCGTTTATGGTGATTATGATGTTGATGGCGTCTGTGGCACCGCCCTGCTCGTTACCACCCTGAAGAATTTAGGTGGTAAAGTCCTCGCCTATCTCCCGCATCGGGAAAGCGAAGGCTACGGCATATCAACCGCCGGCATCGAATTTGCCCGTGCCAATGACATCCGTTTGATTATCACCAACGACTGTGGCTCAACCGACATTGAAGCGGTCAGGTTGGCGCGGCAGGCAAAAATCGATGTCATCATCACCGACCATCATGAAACCGGACCCGAACCACCACCGGCGCTGGCGTTCGTAAATCCGAAGCGCCCGGACTCCTGCTATCCATTCCGGGAACTTGCCGGTAGCGGTGTTGCCTTCAAACTCGCCTGGCATCTACTGGCAACACTGGGTCGCTCCAAGGAAGAGCTCATCGCCCTGCTCGACCTCGCCGGTCTGGGAACAATCGCCGATGTTGTACCTTTAATGGGTGAAAACCGGCTGATTGCCCGACTCGGTCTTATCGCCCTGAACCAGACGACCCGTCCCGGAATCAAAATGCTCGTTGAAGCCAGCCGTCTGCGGTCAAAACTTTTAACCGCACGCGACATCAGTTTTGTCCTTGCTCCGCGCATAAACGCTGCCGGTCGGGTTGGTCATGCCCGGACCGCATTAGAGCTGTTCCTTACCGATGATGAAACCCGTGCCCGGACAATTGCCACAGAACTGGAAACATTGAACCGGACCCGTCAGACGCTCGAAGACCGAATCATCAATGAAGCCAGCGCCTGTATCGAAGCGGAAAGAATGACGGAAAACCGCGTGCTTGTCCTTGCCCAGCCCGGCTGGAACGAAGGGGTAATTGGCATCGTTGCTGCGCGGTTGGTGGAACGGTTCTGGCGTCCCTGTATTATGATTGCCTTGAAAAAGGAAATCGGCAAGGGTTCAGGCCGCTCGGTAACCGGCTTCAACCTTTATGAGGCGCTCCACCGTTGCTCCGAACACCTTATTGCCTACGGTGGCCACCGTTATGCTGCCGGGTTAAAGATATTGCCTGAAAGAGTTCCTGACCTGCGGAAGGCAATTAACCGCATCGCCGATGAACTCCCGGAAGATATTTTTCAGCCTACTTTACATATCGAAGCGGTTGCCAATCTGAACGATGTCAACGATAATTTGCTCGCTTTGCTCACACGATTCGAGCCGTTCGGACCCGAGAACCCCGAACCGGTTTTTGCATCACTCGGTTTAGAAGTGGTTGGCTATCCCCGCCGTGTCGGACGAGACAAAGCCCACCTGAAGTTTCGGGTTCGTTCTGGTAATAAGGTTCTCGACGCCATTGCCTGGCAACGAAGCGATGAACTTCTGAATCTGGAAATCGGCAAACCCGACCACCTTGATATCTGCTATACCGTGACCCGGGACAGTTACGCCGGCCGCGATAAGGTCCAGTTAAATATTATTGACTTGAGGACAAAATAA
- the rpsG gene encoding 30S ribosomal protein S7, with the protein MARRGKFKVRTPSPDPRFNSVLVARFINKLMWDGKKTVAQRIFYKALELAQERTGEDGYAVFQKAINNVKPVLEVRPRRVGGATYQIPMEVPPQRRDALAIKWIVESARARSEHTMIERLAGELIDASRKQGGAVKKREDTHKMAEANRAFAHYRW; encoded by the coding sequence ATGGCGCGACGCGGTAAATTCAAGGTGCGAACACCATCACCGGACCCGCGGTTCAATTCGGTGCTGGTGGCACGATTTATCAATAAACTAATGTGGGATGGCAAGAAGACGGTGGCGCAGCGGATTTTCTACAAGGCGCTGGAACTGGCACAGGAGCGAACCGGGGAAGATGGGTATGCGGTATTTCAGAAGGCGATTAACAATGTCAAACCGGTGCTTGAGGTCAGGCCCAGACGGGTGGGCGGTGCGACCTACCAGATTCCAATGGAGGTACCGCCGCAGCGTCGGGATGCACTGGCGATTAAATGGATTGTGGAATCAGCGCGCGCCCGGAGTGAACATACGATGATTGAGCGGCTTGCCGGCGAGTTGATTGATGCCAGCCGAAAACAGGGTGGAGCGGTTAAAAAACGGGAAGATACCCACAAGATGGCAGAAGCCAACCGCGCCTTTGCCCATTACCGCTGGTAA